One window of Elaeis guineensis isolate ETL-2024a chromosome 11, EG11, whole genome shotgun sequence genomic DNA carries:
- the LOC140852643 gene encoding peroxisomal membrane protein 11-4-like: MTDTVDKLVVFLAKRDGIDKLVKTFQYVSKLVHWHVEATHQDIAKRAKNWEVASGLSRKAFRTGRFLTGFNALRRNPGSTPLFRFLAVFANAGEMVYFFFDHFLWLSRIGVIDANLARRMSYISAFGEALGYVFFIIMDFLMIKKGLVEQRKLEAAENKEQVRKIRDDRVMRLMAVAANIADLVIALADIEPNPFCNHAVTLGISGLVSAWAGWYRNWPS, encoded by the coding sequence ATGACTGACACCGTCGACAAGCTCGTCGTCTTCCTTGCCAAGAGAGATGGCATCGACAAGCTTGTCAAGACCTTCCAGTATGTCTCCAAGCTCGTCCACTGGCATGTCGAAGCCACTCACCAAGACATAGCTAAAAGAGCCAAGAACTGGGAGGTGGCCTCTGGCCTCAGCCGCAAAGCCTTTCGAACCGGTCGCTTCCTCACCGGCTTCAATGCCCTCCGCCGGAACCCGGGCTCCACCCCTCTCTTCCGCTTCCTCGCCGTGTTTGCCAATGCTGGTGAGATGGTGTACTTCTTCTTCGACCACTTTCTTTGGCTGTCAAGGATAGGTGTCATAGATGCTAATCTAGCTCGAAGGATGAGCTACATCTCAGCTTTCGGAGAAGCTCTTGGCTACGTTTTCTTCATCATAATGGACTTTCTTATGATTAAAAAGGGATTGGTGGAGCAGAGGAAACTTGAAGCTGCGGAGAACAAGGAACAAGTGAGGAAGATCAGAGATGACAGGGTGATGAGGTTGATGGCAGTGGCAGCAAACATAGCAGACTTGGTGATAGCTCTGGCAGATATAGAGCCCAATCCTTTCTGCAACCATGCGGTCACACTGGGGATCAGCGGGCTGGTCTCGGCTTGGGCTGGTTGGTACAGGAACTGGCCGTCGTGA
- the LOC140852519 gene encoding uncharacterized protein, producing MSRVIVEKLCRTPGVPSKRYTRSMIFYHALSTSTVAGGPQTRVSAQSRPSDPAEADGGEWTSTFPGKRDILRRFRQSRLLCYLRNFQLPRFVHTPGFHFENRPNLCESKKEQDSEGGFEFQLYIWKEGSDFSIRYFEQLETLILGIL from the exons ATGTCTCGCGTCATCGTGGAGAAATTATGCCGTACACCTGGTGTACCATCTAAGCGGTACACCAGGTCGATGATATTTTACCACGCGCTCTCCACGTCGACCGTGGCAGGTGGGCCACAAACCCGCGTCTCAGCTCAATCCCGACCGTCGGATCCTGCAGAAGCGGATGGTGGTGAATGGACATCGACTTTTCCCGGAAAACGCGACATTTTACGTCGTTTCCGGCAATCTCGTCTCCTCTGCTATCTGAGGAACTTCCAACTTCCAAGATTCGTCCACACGCCAGGATTTCATTTTGAGAACAGACCAAATTTGTGCGAGTCCAAAAAGGAGCAGGATTCAG AAGGCGGTTTCGAGTTTCAGCTTTATATTTGGAAGGAAGGAAGCGATTTTTCAATTAGGTATTTTGAGCAGCTCGAGACACTAATTTTGGGCATCTTGTGA
- the LOC105054342 gene encoding phosphatidylinositol/phosphatidylcholine transfer protein SFH11, with the protein MSSRGKKDTTLVDASRGAAVSEKQVSNSNELQRQKRRTNSLHLPLETHWELSQVEKKKFSLSRMSFKSIQESLMGISRSKRYRSMFQGVHDPKEEHVVQSFRQSLLSTSQLPEKYDDYHTLLRFLRMRGFDISKAKDAFLNMLKWREDFAVDTIAKDFKFDEYEAVKKCYPHGYHGVDRYGRPLYIERIGSVDLNTLLRVTTVDRYIKNHISEQEKTLNLRYAACSLAARKYIASTTSILDVKGVGTSNFSKPARELFTEIQKIDSTYYPETLHRLYIVNAGSGFRVLWKAISAFLDARTRLKIQVLGNQYQSKLLEAVDPSNLPDFLGGSCTCSEYGGCLLKDKGPWTDPEINNILQEYFSRGEKFADYEESDSKIGVDGFQQEVQTGDVAEQVAQKILELEDCLVDTKELIETLLSKQQKLTDHIEQLKKLTSV; encoded by the exons ATGTCTTCACGTGGGAAGAAGGACACCACATTGGTGGATGCATCTAGAGGTGCTGCTGTTTCTGAGAAACAAGTTTCAAATTCTAATGAGCTTCAACGCCAGAAGAGAAGGACCAATTCACTTCATTTGCCCCTGGAAACTCATTGGGAGCTTTCCcaagtagaaaagaagaagttctcTTTGTCACGGATGAGTTTCAAGTCAATCCAGGAATCATTAATGGGAATTAGTAGAAGCAAAAGATACCGTAGCATGTTTCAAGGTGTTCATGACCCAAAAGAAGAACATGTGGTGCAGTCTTTCAGGCAATCACTTCTGTCAACCAGCCAACTTCCTGAGAAATATGATGACTATCATACACTTTTACG TTTTCTACGAATGAGAGGTTTCGACATATCGAAGGCAAAGGATGCATTTCTAAATATGCTAAAGTGGCGTGAAGATTTTGCTGTAGATACAATTGCAAAG GATTTCAAGTTTGACGAATATGAAGCAGTTAAAAAATGCTATCCACATGGATATCATGGAGTTGATAGATATGGTAGACCATTGTACATTGAAAGAATTGGGTCGGTGGACCTCAATACCTTGTTACGTGTAACTACAGTTGACCGCTATATCAAAAATCACATTTCAGAACAAGAGAAAACATTAAACTTAAGGTACGCTGCATGCTCACTTGCAGCTAGGAAGTACATAGCCTCAACAACGAGCATTCTAGATGTGAAAGGAGTG GGTACAAGTAACTTCTCAAAGCCTGCTAGAGAGCTTTTTACAGAAATTCAAAAGATTGATAGCACTTACTACCCAGAG ACTTTACATCGACTATATATTGTCAATGCTGGATCCGGGTTTAGAGTGCTGTGGAAAGCGATAAGTGCTTTTCTGGATGCGCGAACAAGGTTGAAGATACAG GTGTTGGGAAACCAGTACCAGAGTAAGCTCTTGGAAGCTGTAGACCCAAG TAATTTGCCAGACTTTTTGGGGGGAAGTTGCACATGTTCTGAATATGGAGGATGCCTGTTGAAAGATAAGGGACCATGGACTGACCCAGAAATTAATAACATTCTGCAG GAATATTTCAGTAGAGGAGAGAAATTTGCTGATTATGAAGAGTCAGACTCTAAGATT GGTGTTGATGGTTTCCAACAAGAGGTGCAAACAGGTGATGTTGCTGAGCAGGTAGCACAGAAAATTTTAGAACTTGAAGATTGTCTTGTGGACACCAAGGAG CTCATAGAAACACTTCTGTCTAAGCAGCAAAAGCTCACAGATCATATAGAACAACTAAAGAAACTGACCTCG GTTTAA